The Caulifigura coniformis genome includes a region encoding these proteins:
- a CDS encoding carboxypeptidase-like regulatory domain-containing protein yields the protein MRERESGRWKRVMCLVAAFCGGFILPAVSVEVSAADVPAAEGTWSIEGECTDGEGVRLGGVEVEVFLRIRFAEPGEPVCNTTSDATGRFRIPDLPVRSIHARPEHSYYVVARSPGRTSAVRVVESGSARPKLLEMKLRDRPGQVSGRVTDSAGKPIAGAIIAAIPIGAHPCAAIMAAESDADGRYSIEDLEPIGPSAPARPGGPVLARFLRVYHPDYPITVATVTETPQVLDVTLRPGGRLEGRVMDAATGRPAEGVTVIAKGLTTRADAFATTNRDGEYRFQLLPDAYAIRCDAEERTCVPLVGIDVQEGATQAAADLSLIEGALIEGVVENAATGLPATVDSTGRVLSITLRGPAFPQTIGAVGSAAVQADGTFRIRAAPGLNQVYPGLGIRAVSITPSGTLDVKEGERVGVRITVNLPEAK from the coding sequence GTGAGAGAGCGGGAAAGCGGTCGGTGGAAGCGGGTGATGTGTCTCGTGGCCGCTTTCTGCGGCGGGTTCATTCTGCCCGCCGTGAGCGTCGAGGTGTCCGCAGCCGACGTGCCGGCCGCGGAGGGGACGTGGTCGATCGAAGGCGAATGCACGGACGGCGAGGGCGTGCGACTTGGGGGTGTGGAGGTTGAGGTCTTCCTGCGTATCAGGTTTGCGGAACCGGGCGAGCCTGTCTGCAACACGACGAGCGACGCGACGGGACGGTTTCGCATTCCTGATCTCCCGGTCCGTTCCATTCACGCGCGACCGGAGCACTCTTACTACGTCGTTGCCCGTTCGCCCGGGCGGACATCGGCGGTCCGAGTGGTGGAATCGGGTTCAGCGCGGCCGAAGCTGCTGGAGATGAAGCTGCGCGATCGGCCTGGCCAGGTCTCAGGTCGGGTGACGGATAGCGCAGGGAAGCCGATCGCCGGGGCGATCATTGCAGCCATTCCGATCGGCGCTCACCCGTGTGCGGCGATCATGGCGGCAGAGAGTGATGCGGACGGGCGCTATTCGATCGAGGATCTCGAACCGATTGGCCCCTCGGCGCCGGCGAGGCCCGGCGGCCCCGTCCTCGCGCGTTTTCTTCGCGTCTACCATCCCGATTACCCGATCACGGTTGCGACCGTCACCGAAACGCCGCAGGTTCTGGACGTCACGCTTCGTCCCGGAGGAAGACTGGAGGGGCGCGTGATGGACGCTGCCACCGGTAGGCCGGCCGAGGGGGTGACCGTCATCGCGAAGGGTCTGACGACACGAGCTGACGCGTTCGCGACGACCAACCGTGACGGAGAATACCGGTTCCAGCTTTTGCCGGATGCGTACGCCATCCGTTGTGACGCGGAGGAACGGACGTGCGTACCGCTGGTGGGCATCGACGTGCAGGAAGGAGCGACGCAGGCCGCGGCGGATCTTTCCCTGATTGAAGGGGCGTTGATCGAAGGGGTGGTGGAGAATGCCGCGACGGGATTGCCGGCCACCGTGGATAGCACGGGGCGAGTGCTGTCGATCACCCTGCGTGGCCCGGCGTTTCCTCAAACGATCGGGGCCGTCGGATCTGCAGCTGTCCAGGCTGACGGAACATTCCGGATTCGGGCGGCTCCGGGCCTGAACCAGGTCTACCCGGGGCTCGGAATCCGGGCGGTTTCTATCACGCCGTCGGGAACGCTGGACGTGAAAGAGGGGGAGCGGGTGGGCGTGAGGATCACGGTCAATTTGCCCGAGGCGAAATGA
- a CDS encoding acetolactate synthase → MAHFEDTGEGEGTDASTMRGRGWPSIRQFCVFLENRVGRLHDLLRHLERHDLRVVGLSVVDSVDYCVIRIILHDVDRAREIFRLSKFTVIENDVLGVVLSDSGQPFIDIFLALMSAELNISYAYPILFRHDGRGAMALHVDNIDQASHVLEAKGHTLVREDDLLNDWM, encoded by the coding sequence ATGGCCCATTTCGAAGACACCGGAGAGGGAGAAGGGACCGACGCGAGCACGATGCGCGGCCGCGGATGGCCGTCAATTCGGCAGTTCTGCGTCTTCCTCGAAAATCGCGTCGGCCGGCTGCACGACCTCCTCCGTCACCTTGAGCGGCACGATCTCCGCGTCGTCGGATTGAGCGTCGTCGACAGCGTCGACTACTGCGTCATCCGCATCATCCTGCACGACGTCGACAGGGCCCGGGAAATCTTCCGCCTCTCGAAGTTCACGGTCATTGAGAACGATGTGCTCGGCGTCGTGCTGTCCGACTCCGGCCAGCCCTTCATCGACATCTTCCTGGCGCTGATGTCGGCCGAGCTGAACATCAGCTATGCCTACCCAATTCTCTTCCGGCATGACGGCCGCGGCGCGATGGCCCTGCACGTCGACAACATCGACCAGGCGTCGCATGTGCTCGAAGCGAAGGGGCACACCCTCGTCCGCGAAGACGACCTCCTGAACGACTGGATGTGA
- a CDS encoding sedoheptulokinase: MSRCLGLDLGSTSIKAAVLDLDSGGVERIVSRPFPAPTCPRPGWFEIDAEEVARLSRELLTELLAAAPDCNRLLTCGQMGGLVLVDRSGKARSPYYSWRDQRVLDRHSSGETSLDRLRKRLSEADLMAIGREFRAGSTITLLSWLVETGHAPANDLFPVTLVDAVVARLCETEPVTEPTQALGLLDLATRQWHAPLFEAAGVGRIARPFVGTINDVVGVFRAGSSQLDCHPAVGDQQAALVGVGLEEEELSVNCSTGSQVSRIATSFQPGDYQIRPYFGGRLLNTLTQLPAGRSLNVLVDLLTELARAEGIALRRVWETIANDSARPPVEELDVDLAFFSGAMGDHGHIRQITTENLSVGSVFRAAFRNMAENYRVCADRVSAGKPWRRAVLSGGLTNKLPVLREMIASRLETPVRGGQEAEEVFLGLLRLARGDER; this comes from the coding sequence ATGTCCCGCTGCCTCGGTCTCGACCTCGGCTCCACCTCCATCAAAGCCGCCGTCCTCGATCTCGACTCGGGGGGCGTCGAACGGATCGTCTCCCGGCCGTTCCCGGCTCCGACTTGTCCCCGGCCGGGCTGGTTCGAGATCGATGCGGAAGAAGTCGCCCGGCTGTCGCGCGAGCTGCTGACGGAACTGCTCGCGGCCGCGCCGGACTGCAACCGCCTGCTGACCTGCGGGCAGATGGGAGGACTGGTTCTCGTCGACCGTTCCGGGAAAGCCCGGTCTCCCTACTACTCGTGGCGCGACCAGCGAGTCCTCGACCGTCACTCCTCCGGCGAGACGTCTCTCGACCGGCTGCGAAAGAGACTTTCCGAAGCAGACCTGATGGCCATCGGCCGGGAGTTCCGGGCGGGGTCGACCATCACCCTGCTGTCATGGCTGGTCGAGACCGGTCACGCGCCGGCTAACGACCTGTTTCCGGTGACACTGGTGGATGCCGTCGTCGCGCGGTTGTGCGAGACCGAGCCGGTCACCGAACCGACGCAGGCGCTCGGCCTGCTCGACCTCGCCACCCGCCAGTGGCATGCTCCGCTGTTCGAAGCGGCCGGAGTCGGAAGAATCGCACGCCCGTTCGTCGGAACGATCAATGACGTCGTTGGGGTGTTTCGCGCCGGTTCGAGCCAACTCGATTGCCATCCGGCCGTCGGCGACCAGCAGGCGGCGCTCGTTGGCGTGGGCCTCGAAGAGGAAGAATTGTCGGTCAACTGCTCCACCGGATCGCAGGTGAGTCGCATCGCGACGTCATTCCAGCCGGGGGACTACCAGATCCGTCCGTACTTCGGGGGCAGGCTCCTCAACACGTTGACGCAACTGCCGGCGGGGCGGTCGCTGAACGTGCTCGTCGACCTGCTGACGGAGCTGGCGCGGGCCGAAGGCATCGCGTTGCGACGCGTCTGGGAGACGATTGCAAACGATTCCGCCAGGCCGCCGGTCGAGGAACTCGATGTCGACCTGGCATTCTTCAGCGGGGCGATGGGGGACCACGGACACATCCGGCAGATTACGACGGAGAACCTGAGTGTCGGGAGCGTCTTCCGGGCAGCGTTCCGGAACATGGCGGAGAACTACCGGGTGTGCGCGGACCGGGTCAGCGCGGGGAAGCCGTGGAGGCGGGCGGTGCTGTCGGGGGGGCTGACCAACAAGCTGCCAGTGCTGCGCGAGATGATCGCGTCGCGACTGGAGACGCCGGTTCGCGGCGGCCAGGAAGCGGAAGAGGTGTTCCTGGGACTCTTGCGGCTGGCCCGGGGGGACGAACGGTGA
- a CDS encoding FG-GAP repeat domain-containing protein codes for MIRFALRRPGLCALVLSLLSAPLCGAAETTEVPLDHYYGFQPLEIVKLSDRAHSLQAGDFNNDGLIDVVAVDNSKNRITLLLQRSKKIDPTTHSSDQVNQIEDSLRFETRHLPVDRDIQALCMGDFNGDGRIDLAHFGEPDRLTIRYQPESGVWKDSKELRLPEIQPKAFAINSGDLNGDKRTDLVALGKSATYVILQKEDGTLADPVVLRNTSPSLGLAMIADLNGDGRDDLFTQATDDQKQPFCIRLQNGEGKLGPELRFRLEEPRGIVLQDMDGKPGAEILAIDSRTNRVRMFSIEQKGSTAKGAGGDEKLGRIVQYGYGGAESGDRDLEIADVDGDGRPDVVVSDPDKAQVVVFLQKEKELDLGTSYPSFLGASQLRLSDIDGDKAAEVVVFSSKENSIGISKFEDGRLGFPKNVETTGELKAFEMVDLNGDGKDELVVVTKDSAGRGRGASKYNVSVFMRGADGKWGNPPSPKPVEVELKGDPHRMVKVDANLDGKWDLLLTYDGGKAPKLLLQKDGELLPEAESGGIQLGEVRAGAVFNGQLDKPAFLVAQGNFARSMTLDAQNKWQVLDQYNAGESNSRVEGVATLDMDGQPGNEIVLIDTGANKIRIFRKSMAGYSAWRELELAPFQYRGLKVADLNGDGRADLVLAGPGRFAVVYAGQSEYKLTELASFESKLKDVFLMDLVAGDLNHDGIPDVAVFDARTHLIEILAYQREKAQLVHAIQFKVFESKSFQRSSDSGFQPREGAIADVTGDKLADLLLLSHDRLLVYPQDGGEAPAATKASAGK; via the coding sequence ATGATTCGATTTGCCCTCCGCCGGCCCGGACTCTGCGCGCTCGTCCTCAGTCTCCTGTCGGCGCCTTTGTGCGGCGCGGCCGAGACAACGGAAGTCCCGCTCGACCACTACTACGGCTTCCAGCCGCTGGAGATCGTCAAGCTGTCGGACCGGGCCCACTCGCTGCAGGCCGGCGACTTCAATAACGACGGCCTGATCGACGTGGTGGCGGTCGATAACAGCAAGAACCGGATCACTCTCCTGCTCCAGCGGTCGAAGAAGATCGATCCGACGACGCACTCCAGCGACCAGGTCAACCAGATCGAGGACTCGCTGCGGTTCGAGACACGGCACCTCCCGGTCGATCGGGACATCCAGGCGCTCTGCATGGGCGATTTCAACGGCGACGGGCGAATCGACCTCGCGCACTTCGGCGAGCCGGACCGGCTGACGATCCGCTACCAGCCGGAATCGGGAGTGTGGAAGGATTCGAAGGAACTGCGGCTTCCGGAGATCCAGCCGAAGGCGTTCGCCATCAACTCCGGAGACCTGAACGGCGACAAGCGGACCGATCTCGTCGCGCTCGGGAAATCGGCGACGTACGTCATCCTCCAGAAGGAAGACGGCACGCTGGCGGACCCGGTCGTCCTGCGGAACACGTCGCCGTCGCTGGGGCTGGCGATGATCGCCGACCTGAACGGAGACGGCCGCGACGACCTGTTCACACAGGCCACGGACGATCAGAAGCAGCCATTCTGCATCCGCCTCCAGAACGGCGAAGGCAAGCTGGGGCCGGAACTGCGGTTCCGCCTGGAGGAGCCCCGCGGCATCGTGCTGCAGGACATGGACGGCAAACCGGGCGCGGAGATCCTGGCGATCGACTCCCGGACGAACCGCGTGCGGATGTTCAGCATTGAACAGAAGGGGAGCACGGCGAAGGGTGCCGGCGGTGACGAGAAACTCGGCCGCATCGTGCAGTATGGCTATGGCGGCGCGGAGTCGGGCGATCGCGACCTGGAGATCGCCGACGTGGACGGAGATGGACGGCCGGATGTGGTCGTCAGCGACCCGGACAAGGCGCAGGTGGTGGTCTTCCTGCAGAAGGAGAAGGAACTCGACCTGGGGACGTCGTACCCAAGTTTTCTCGGCGCCTCGCAGCTGCGGCTTTCCGACATCGACGGCGACAAGGCGGCAGAAGTCGTCGTGTTCAGCTCGAAGGAAAACTCGATCGGGATCAGCAAGTTTGAAGACGGCCGGCTGGGGTTCCCGAAGAACGTCGAGACGACAGGCGAGTTGAAGGCGTTCGAGATGGTCGACCTGAACGGCGACGGCAAGGATGAACTGGTCGTCGTCACGAAAGACTCCGCCGGCCGTGGTCGCGGGGCCTCAAAGTACAACGTGTCGGTCTTCATGCGCGGGGCCGACGGCAAATGGGGGAACCCGCCCAGCCCCAAGCCGGTGGAAGTCGAGCTGAAGGGTGACCCGCACCGCATGGTGAAGGTCGACGCAAATCTGGACGGCAAATGGGATCTGCTGCTGACCTACGACGGCGGCAAAGCCCCGAAGCTGCTGCTGCAGAAGGACGGCGAACTTCTTCCGGAAGCCGAGTCGGGGGGGATCCAGCTGGGCGAAGTGCGGGCGGGTGCGGTGTTCAATGGCCAGCTCGACAAGCCGGCGTTCCTCGTGGCCCAGGGGAACTTCGCACGCAGCATGACTCTCGACGCCCAGAACAAATGGCAGGTTCTCGACCAGTACAACGCGGGGGAATCGAACTCCCGCGTGGAGGGGGTAGCCACGCTCGACATGGACGGCCAGCCCGGCAACGAAATCGTGCTGATCGACACGGGGGCGAACAAGATCCGCATCTTCCGGAAGTCGATGGCCGGATATTCGGCGTGGCGGGAGCTGGAGCTGGCCCCGTTCCAGTATCGGGGACTGAAAGTGGCCGACCTGAACGGCGATGGCCGGGCCGACCTGGTGCTGGCGGGCCCCGGGCGTTTCGCGGTCGTCTATGCGGGGCAGTCGGAATACAAGCTGACGGAACTCGCGTCGTTCGAATCGAAGCTGAAGGACGTGTTCCTGATGGACCTCGTGGCCGGCGACCTCAATCACGACGGAATCCCGGACGTGGCGGTCTTCGACGCGCGGACGCACCTGATTGAGATCCTCGCGTACCAGCGCGAGAAAGCGCAGCTGGTGCATGCCATCCAGTTCAAGGTCTTCGAATCGAAGAGCTTCCAGCGAAGCAGCGACTCGGGCTTCCAGCCGCGGGAAGGGGCCATCGCCGACGTAACGGGGGACAAGCTGGCCGACCTGCTGCTGCTGTCGCACGACCGCTTGCTGGTCTATCCGCAGGACGGTGGAGAGGCGCCCGCGGCGACGAAGGCGTCCGCGGGTAAGTGA
- the glgP gene encoding alpha-glucan family phosphorylase has product MDHLIRQKTIHEKLSELASNLWWSWQPDVTDIFRTISPAKWSEFGHNPIPLLREYTPEKLEVRAREEVLHSRIHGAYRRWLEYMADDDTWGDTHAGVLGHRPVAYFSAEFGLHESLRIYSGGLGLLAGDHLKSASDLGAPIVAVGLFYYEGYFQQTVDETGWQREHYLVANPSDLPLREMKDKDGKPILISVDTRSSRIMARIWKCEVGRVPLYLLDTNIPENTPEDRQLTARLYGGNSRTRIRQELLLGIGGLRALTALGVRPHAIHMNEGHSAFATLEQIRLRMKDDGLSFDDALREVAASSVFTTHTPVAAGHDRFDGGLIDEHLQPLFSELGLSHESFMGLGRVDPHRSEEPFCMTVLAFKTSRHANAVSNLHGVVTRRMWRPLWPWRSEEEIPIGHITNGVHVPTWLAPQMRTLYDKVLPLNWHLRSGQPDVWAGFEQVTPGELWETHEALKGRLIGYARHHLTRYAQRNRESEAAIAKLQNVLNPQALLVGFARRFAPYKRTDLVLRNIDVLAEMFDDKERPVQFIFSGKAHPADDLGKQIMQKVHRLAQDERFQKNIVFLEDYDINVARHLVQGVDVWLNNPRRPLEASGTSGQKVVLNGGLNLSILDGWWAEAFDGQNGFAIGTGITHANQDIQDQRDNESLLEVLRNEVVPLYYQRDADGLPQGWIRRMKRAVKTLGWRFNADRMVMDYVTHSYVPAAGGTSCQMPQMA; this is encoded by the coding sequence ATGGACCACTTGATTCGCCAGAAGACAATTCACGAAAAACTGAGCGAATTGGCCAGCAATTTGTGGTGGAGCTGGCAGCCGGATGTGACGGATATTTTCCGCACCATCAGTCCGGCGAAATGGTCCGAGTTCGGCCACAATCCGATCCCTCTCCTGCGGGAATACACGCCCGAAAAACTCGAGGTCCGGGCCAGGGAGGAAGTCCTCCACTCCCGCATCCACGGAGCCTACCGGCGGTGGCTGGAGTACATGGCCGACGACGACACCTGGGGCGACACCCACGCCGGGGTCCTCGGGCATCGCCCCGTCGCCTACTTCTCCGCCGAGTTCGGCCTCCACGAATCCCTGCGCATCTACTCCGGCGGCCTCGGCCTGCTCGCCGGCGATCACCTGAAGAGTGCGTCCGACCTTGGCGCCCCGATCGTCGCTGTCGGGCTGTTCTACTACGAAGGCTATTTCCAGCAGACCGTCGATGAGACCGGCTGGCAGCGGGAGCACTATCTCGTCGCCAACCCGTCCGACCTGCCACTCCGCGAAATGAAAGACAAGGACGGCAAGCCGATCCTCATTTCGGTCGACACCCGCTCCAGCCGCATCATGGCTCGCATCTGGAAATGCGAAGTCGGCCGCGTTCCCCTTTACCTGCTCGATACGAACATCCCGGAAAACACGCCCGAAGACCGGCAGCTCACCGCCCGTCTGTATGGCGGCAACAGCCGGACCCGCATCCGCCAGGAACTGCTCCTCGGCATCGGCGGGCTTCGCGCCCTGACCGCGCTCGGCGTCCGCCCCCACGCGATTCACATGAACGAAGGCCACTCCGCCTTCGCCACCCTGGAGCAGATCCGCCTGCGGATGAAGGACGACGGCCTGAGCTTCGATGACGCTCTCCGCGAAGTCGCCGCCAGCTCCGTCTTCACGACACATACCCCCGTCGCCGCCGGTCACGACCGCTTCGACGGCGGCCTGATCGATGAGCACCTGCAGCCGCTGTTCTCGGAACTCGGCCTCAGCCATGAATCGTTCATGGGACTCGGCCGAGTCGATCCCCACCGCAGCGAAGAGCCGTTCTGCATGACCGTGCTCGCGTTCAAGACGAGCCGGCATGCGAACGCCGTCTCGAACCTGCACGGCGTCGTAACCCGCCGCATGTGGCGACCGCTGTGGCCATGGAGGAGCGAAGAAGAAATTCCGATCGGACACATCACCAACGGCGTCCACGTTCCTACCTGGCTCGCGCCCCAGATGCGCACCCTGTACGACAAGGTGCTCCCCCTCAACTGGCATCTCCGCAGCGGTCAGCCCGACGTCTGGGCCGGTTTCGAGCAGGTCACGCCCGGCGAACTGTGGGAGACTCACGAAGCGCTGAAGGGGCGGTTGATCGGCTATGCCCGACATCACCTCACACGCTACGCCCAGCGGAACAGGGAATCGGAAGCGGCGATCGCCAAGCTGCAGAACGTCCTGAATCCGCAGGCGCTGCTGGTCGGCTTCGCGCGCCGGTTCGCCCCGTATAAACGCACCGACCTGGTCCTGCGGAACATCGATGTCCTGGCCGAGATGTTTGACGACAAAGAGCGTCCCGTGCAGTTCATCTTCTCCGGGAAGGCCCACCCGGCCGACGACCTCGGCAAGCAGATCATGCAGAAGGTGCATCGCCTGGCGCAGGACGAACGCTTCCAGAAGAACATCGTCTTCCTCGAAGACTACGACATCAACGTCGCCCGGCACCTCGTGCAGGGCGTCGACGTCTGGCTCAACAATCCGCGACGCCCCCTGGAAGCCTCGGGCACCAGCGGCCAGAAAGTCGTTCTCAATGGCGGCCTGAACCTGTCCATCCTCGATGGCTGGTGGGCCGAAGCATTCGACGGCCAGAACGGATTCGCCATCGGCACGGGAATCACCCATGCCAATCAGGACATCCAGGACCAGCGCGACAACGAGTCGCTCCTGGAAGTGCTGCGGAACGAAGTCGTGCCGCTCTACTACCAGCGCGACGCCGACGGCCTGCCGCAGGGCTGGATCCGCCGGATGAAACGCGCCGTCAAGACGCTCGGCTGGCGATTCAACGCCGACCGCATGGTGATGGACTACGTGACCCATTCCTACGTGCCGGCCGCGGGCGGGACCTCCTGCCAGATGCCGCAGATGGCGTAG
- a CDS encoding TolB family protein — MASRFTATLGLLLVTAAAFAQDPSADEAKLLGGIRQVTRSFPRAGEGYFSPDGTQIVYQAYPLGYPFYQIYTQPLEKFEPRRVSPGRGRTTCAYFSPDGKQILFASAHSDPQPEVTEKFARDEAARGGRPRYQWDFDPNMELYVVGADGLGMTRLTDSPGYDAEGSYSHDGKQIVFTSTRDGDADIYVMNADGSNVRQITNVDGYDGGPFFSPDDKWILYRTDRKAKDMLQVHVISTAGEHDTPLTDNTNQVNWAPYFHPNGNTIIWTGADYSRGPMGANFDLWTMEIDWKDGLPKPGVPRRVTTHPRADVLPVFSPDGTKLMWTSGRTDDGSSQLYIADWLEK, encoded by the coding sequence ATGGCTTCGCGATTCACCGCCACTCTCGGGCTTCTCCTGGTCACCGCCGCTGCCTTCGCCCAGGACCCGTCCGCCGACGAAGCGAAGTTGCTCGGCGGCATCCGTCAGGTCACCCGCAGCTTCCCCCGCGCGGGCGAAGGCTATTTCTCTCCCGACGGAACACAGATCGTCTACCAGGCCTATCCGCTCGGCTATCCCTTCTACCAGATCTACACCCAGCCCCTCGAGAAGTTCGAGCCCCGCCGTGTCAGCCCCGGCCGCGGCCGGACGACCTGCGCGTACTTCTCGCCGGATGGAAAACAGATCCTCTTCGCCTCGGCCCATTCCGATCCCCAGCCGGAAGTCACTGAGAAGTTCGCCCGCGATGAGGCCGCCAGGGGAGGCCGCCCCCGCTACCAGTGGGACTTCGATCCCAACATGGAGCTGTATGTTGTCGGAGCCGACGGCCTCGGCATGACCCGGCTCACCGACTCCCCCGGCTACGACGCCGAAGGAAGCTACTCGCACGACGGAAAGCAGATCGTCTTCACGTCGACCCGCGACGGCGATGCCGACATCTACGTGATGAACGCCGACGGCTCGAACGTCCGGCAGATCACCAACGTCGACGGCTACGACGGCGGTCCCTTCTTCTCCCCTGACGACAAGTGGATCCTCTACCGCACCGACCGGAAGGCCAAGGACATGCTCCAGGTGCATGTCATCTCCACGGCCGGCGAACACGACACGCCCCTCACCGACAACACCAATCAGGTCAACTGGGCCCCCTACTTCCATCCCAACGGCAATACGATCATCTGGACCGGCGCCGACTACTCACGCGGCCCCATGGGCGCCAACTTCGACCTCTGGACGATGGAGATCGACTGGAAAGACGGCCTGCCGAAGCCAGGCGTGCCGCGGCGCGTGACGACCCACCCCAGGGCCGACGTCCTCCCCGTTTTCAGCCCCGATGGAACGAAGCTCATGTGGACCTCCGGCCGCACGGACGACGGTTCCAGTCAGCTCTACATCGCCGACTGGCTGGAGAAGTAA
- a CDS encoding TraR/DksA family transcriptional regulator: MMNKKDLAQFRSLLTEVQSRLRGDVQHLTNEALDPGSESKSPTHMAELGTETFEQDFVLGVMERDQEVLGEISQAIKRVDTGVYGQCEGCVAEGKAPSRCGIPKLRLKEIPWARNCVECARKVERAYA, encoded by the coding sequence ATGATGAATAAGAAGGATCTGGCACAGTTTCGGTCGCTTCTGACCGAAGTTCAAAGCCGCCTGAGGGGGGATGTCCAGCACCTCACCAACGAGGCACTGGACCCCGGGAGCGAATCGAAGAGTCCGACCCACATGGCCGAGCTCGGGACGGAAACGTTCGAGCAGGACTTTGTCCTCGGAGTCATGGAACGCGACCAGGAAGTCCTCGGAGAAATTTCCCAGGCGATCAAGCGGGTCGACACCGGAGTCTATGGGCAATGCGAGGGCTGCGTCGCCGAAGGCAAGGCCCCTTCACGCTGCGGCATCCCCAAGCTCCGCCTCAAGGAGATTCCCTGGGCCCGCAACTGTGTCGAATGCGCCCGGAAGGTCGAACGGGCTTACGCCTGA
- a CDS encoding dihydrodipicolinate synthase family protein yields MPAFAKLSGLVAATHTPFGPDGSLNLGVVEKQAEHLAASGVATAFIGGTTGESSSLTVNERLALGERWMAATKGSTLNVIVHVGANCLADARALAAQAESLKAAGVSALAPSYFKPGSMSTLVDSMAAIASACPSLPFYYYEIPSMTGLSLSPSDFLAAAGEKIPNLAGIKFTSNNLVEYQLCREAAGGRFDIPFGFDEMLLASLALGATSAVGSSYNFAAPIYLRVIDAFKKGDFETARKEQFASVELIRILAKLGYMAAAKATMGMLGVDVGAPRLPNGALKAEQVASLRKELEEWGFFQKLSARA; encoded by the coding sequence ATGCCTGCTTTCGCAAAGCTGTCCGGACTCGTTGCTGCGACCCATACGCCGTTCGGCCCTGACGGATCGCTGAACCTGGGAGTCGTCGAAAAGCAGGCAGAGCATCTCGCGGCCAGCGGAGTGGCGACGGCGTTCATCGGCGGGACGACCGGGGAAAGCTCCTCGCTGACGGTGAACGAGCGGCTGGCGCTGGGCGAACGTTGGATGGCTGCGACGAAGGGATCGACGCTGAACGTGATCGTTCACGTGGGGGCGAACTGCCTGGCGGATGCCCGGGCCCTCGCGGCGCAGGCGGAGTCGCTGAAAGCGGCGGGCGTGAGCGCTCTGGCGCCCTCGTATTTCAAGCCGGGAAGCATGTCGACGCTGGTCGATTCGATGGCGGCCATCGCCTCGGCGTGCCCGTCGCTCCCCTTCTACTACTACGAGATCCCTTCGATGACGGGGCTGTCGCTGTCGCCGTCGGACTTTCTCGCAGCGGCCGGCGAGAAGATTCCGAACCTGGCGGGGATCAAGTTCACGAGCAACAACCTCGTCGAGTACCAGCTGTGTCGCGAGGCGGCCGGCGGGCGGTTCGACATTCCGTTTGGCTTCGATGAGATGTTGCTGGCATCGCTGGCGCTGGGAGCGACGAGCGCGGTCGGGAGCTCGTACAACTTCGCGGCGCCGATCTATCTGCGGGTGATCGACGCGTTCAAGAAGGGCGACTTCGAGACGGCCCGCAAGGAACAGTTCGCCTCCGTGGAACTGATCCGGATTCTGGCGAAGCTCGGCTACATGGCGGCCGCGAAGGCGACGATGGGGATGCTGGGTGTGGATGTCGGGGCGCCGCGGTTGCCGAACGGGGCGCTCAAGGCGGAACAGGTGGCGTCGCTGCGGAAGGAACTGGAGGAGTGGGGATTCTTCCAGAAGCTTTCAGCACGGGCTTGA